A region from the Pelobates fuscus isolate aPelFus1 chromosome 3, aPelFus1.pri, whole genome shotgun sequence genome encodes:
- the LOC134603459 gene encoding neuronal acetylcholine receptor subunit alpha-3-like isoform X2: protein MEALNLFEYLQIRSGNLILFSTTIGAFQVDDKAKALLKYSGDVIWIPPAIFKSSCRIDVTFFPFDYQNCTMKFGSWTYDKAKIDLVMIGSAINLKEYWESGEWVIISAPGYKHEIKYNCCIEIYQDITYSLYIRRLPLFYTIYMIIPCLLISCLTILVFYLPSDCGEKVTLCMSVLLSLTVFLLVITEIIPSTSLVIPLIGEYLLFTMIFVTLSIVITVFVLNVHYRTPKTHTMPRWVKTIFLHLLPKIMLMTRPVKEDSSTVKSPLNADIFNINSISSSEIQSYTDQMFYQDNACPCGQQKRFYPPEVASSLTRGSSLESMDNQVSNSGLSLEVREAIENVHFIAQNMRIQNEAREIRNDWKYVAMVIDRIFLWVFVLVCILGTAGLFLQPLLLGN from the exons ATGGAGGCATTGAATTTATTCGAGTACCTGCAGATCAGATCTGGAAACCTGATATTGTTCTCTACAACAA TTGGTGCCTTTCAAGTGGATGACAAAGCAAAAGCCTTGTTGAAATACTCTGGAGATGTAATTTGGATCCCACCAGCTATATTCAAAAGCTCCTGTAGGATTGATGTGACCTTTTTCCCATTTGACTACCAGAACTGCACCATGAAGTTTGGCTCCTGGACCTACGATAAAGCAAAGATCGATCTAGTAATGATTGGCTCTGCCATTAACCTGAAAGAGTACTGGGAGAGTGGAGAATGGGTTATCATCAGTGCTCCCGGATACAAACATGAGATAAAATACAACTGCTGTATAGAAATTTATCAGGATATCACGTATTCCCTTTATATCAGACGTCTACCGTTATTCTATACCATTTACATGATAATTCCGTGTCTCCTTATTTCTTGTTTGACTATACTAGTTTTCTACTTGCCTTCAGATTGCGGAGAGAAAGTCACCTTGTGTATGTCTGTTCTTTTATCCCTAACAGTGTTTCTTCTGGTTATTACCGAAATCATCCCCTCTACTTCATTAGTCATTCCACTTATTGGTGAATATTTACTTTTCACAATGATATTTGTTACACTTTCCATTGTCATTACCGTATTTGTGTTAAATGTGCATTACAGAACTCCTAAAACACACACTATGCCACGGTGGGTAAAGACAATCTTCTTGCATTTACTTCCAAAAATTATGCTCATGACCAGACCGGTTAAAGAAGATTCTTCTACTGTGAAATCACCATTAAATGCGGATATATTTAACATAAATAGCATCAGCAGTTCTGAGATACAAAGCTATACGGACCAAATGTTTTATCAGGACAATGCATGTCCATGTGGCCAGCAAAAAAGGTTTTACCCCCCAGAAGTTGCATCCAGTCTAACGAGGGGCTCTAGCCTAGAATCCATGGACAATCAGGTCTCAAATTCTGGATTATCCCTCGAGGTACGTGAAGCCATTGAGAATGTGCATTTCATTGCACAGAACATGAGAATCCAGAATGAAGCCAGAGAG ATTCGGAATGACTGGAAGTACGTTGCCATGGTAATTGATCGCATTTTCCTGTGGGTGTTCGTGCTGGTCTGTATTCTGGGAACTGCTGGACTCTTTTTGCAACCTCTATTGCTTGGaaattga